In a single window of the Lagenorhynchus albirostris chromosome 19, mLagAlb1.1, whole genome shotgun sequence genome:
- the LOC132509970 gene encoding metallothionein-4: MDPGKCTCMSGGTCSCGDNCKCKTCSCKTCQKSCCPCCPPGCAKCAKGCVCKGASDKCSCCH, translated from the exons ATGGACCCTGGGAAATGCACCTGCATGTCTG GAGGAACCTGCAGCTGCGGAGACAACTGCAAATGCAAAACCTGCAGCTGTAAAACATGTCAAAAAA GCTGCTGTCCCTGCTGCCCCCCGGGCTGCGCCAAGTGTGCCAAGGGCTGCGTCTGCAAAGGGGCCTCGGACAAGTGCAGCTGCTGCCACTGA